The Paeniglutamicibacter sulfureus genome includes a region encoding these proteins:
- the hpaB gene encoding 4-hydroxyphenylacetate 3-monooxygenase, oxygenase component yields MGIRTGAQFLAKLDAMRPHLVIDGEVVSENLTRHPAFRQLALTYAKLFDMQHDPAHRDALTYESPTTGDLVNASFLVPRTPQDLARRRAATATWSEYSNGFLGRTADYMNAALTALSTAKTFFAQGDPVFGERIEAYYEFARENDLLATHTLIPPQVNRSVSGSEQLGGQLTARIVEERADGIVISGARMLATVAPIADELLVFPSTVLRGTPEDAPYSFAVAVANDAPGLRYLCRTGLHNGGNTHDEPLAARFDEIDAVVVFDEVFIPNERIFMLGRPELCNAWYTDTGAGALMTHQVVTRTVAKSEFYLGLASEIAGAIGIDGFAHIQEDLAELIRNVEIGKALVVAAEAQAAPSVDGVLLPHWETLNAARNWYPKISQRFPEIIRKFCASGLMALPGEADLEVATEDIAKYLQGKSLTGSERIRLFKLAYDASITGFSGRQALYEYFFFRRSRAHGRSHGEQLRPRADVPASARIPGPGGLRNHRGNAFAQDAGLPAHPAPDIPRARGGTAETQIDVSGVTMMGYHGQSTLPSERSV; encoded by the coding sequence ATGGGAATCAGAACCGGGGCGCAGTTCCTGGCCAAGCTGGACGCGATGCGTCCGCACCTGGTCATCGACGGGGAGGTGGTCTCCGAAAACCTCACCCGGCACCCGGCCTTCAGGCAGCTGGCGCTCACTTACGCGAAACTCTTTGACATGCAACACGACCCGGCCCACCGGGACGCGCTGACCTACGAATCGCCCACCACCGGGGACCTGGTCAATGCCTCTTTCCTGGTGCCGCGCACGCCGCAGGACCTGGCCCGGCGGCGGGCGGCGACAGCCACCTGGTCCGAGTATTCCAACGGCTTCCTGGGCCGGACCGCCGACTACATGAACGCCGCCCTCACCGCCCTGTCCACCGCCAAGACGTTCTTTGCACAGGGCGACCCGGTCTTCGGGGAGCGCATCGAGGCCTACTACGAATTCGCCCGCGAGAACGACCTCTTGGCCACGCACACCCTGATCCCACCCCAAGTCAACCGTTCGGTCTCCGGCTCCGAGCAGCTCGGCGGCCAGCTCACCGCGCGCATTGTCGAGGAACGGGCAGACGGCATTGTCATCAGCGGTGCCCGGATGCTCGCCACCGTCGCCCCGATCGCCGACGAGCTGCTGGTTTTTCCCTCCACCGTGCTGCGCGGCACCCCCGAGGACGCTCCCTATTCCTTTGCCGTGGCCGTGGCCAACGACGCGCCCGGGTTGCGCTACCTCTGCCGCACCGGGCTGCACAACGGCGGCAACACGCATGACGAGCCGCTGGCAGCCCGCTTCGACGAGATCGACGCGGTGGTGGTGTTCGACGAGGTGTTCATCCCCAATGAGCGCATCTTCATGCTCGGGCGCCCGGAACTCTGCAACGCCTGGTATACCGACACCGGAGCCGGCGCGTTGATGACGCACCAGGTCGTCACCCGCACCGTCGCCAAGTCCGAGTTCTACCTGGGGCTGGCCTCGGAGATCGCCGGAGCCATTGGCATCGACGGCTTTGCGCATATCCAGGAGGACCTGGCGGAGTTGATCCGCAACGTGGAGATCGGCAAGGCGCTGGTGGTCGCGGCCGAGGCGCAGGCGGCCCCCAGCGTTGACGGGGTGCTGTTGCCGCATTGGGAAACGCTGAATGCCGCCCGCAACTGGTATCCGAAGATCTCCCAGCGCTTCCCGGAGATCATCCGGAAGTTCTGCGCTTCGGGCCTCATGGCGCTGCCCGGCGAAGCGGACCTGGAGGTTGCGACCGAGGATATCGCCAAATACCTGCAGGGCAAGTCCCTGACGGGGTCCGAGCGGATCCGGCTGTTCAAGCTCGCCTACGACGCCTCGATCACCGGATTCTCCGGTCGCCAGGCACTCTATGAATACTTTTTTTTTCGGCGATCCCGTGCGCATGGCCGGAGCCATGGTGAACAGCTACGACCGCGAGCCGATGTGCCTGCGAGTGCGCGAATTCCTGGGCCGGGAGGATTGAGGAACCACCGCGGAAACGCCTTCGCCCAAGACGCCGGATTGCCGGCGCATCCGGCGCCGGACATTCCCCGCGCAAGGGGAGGAACAGCCGAGACCCAAATTGACGTGAGCGGAGTCACGATGATGGGTTACCATGGACAAAGCACTTTACCGTCCGAACGGTCGGTATGA
- a CDS encoding flavin reductase family protein has translation MIVPGKDEIAEGGVPRRIDASTLPHFRGSLGRFATGVAIVTFDGQSKRHGITVNSFTSVSMDPPLVLVSIARSTKAHDELANRSFTVNILGAEQMDLALHFAGRPSHDPVWIEGATAPRLAGVLAYFSCAPWAAYDGGDHTLYLGEVRNFNYRRGDALAFANGSFTTIPERHLGVEELL, from the coding sequence ATGATCGTCCCGGGCAAGGACGAAATTGCCGAGGGTGGCGTTCCGCGCCGGATCGATGCCTCCACGTTGCCACATTTCCGCGGCAGCCTGGGTCGTTTTGCCACCGGCGTGGCCATTGTGACCTTTGACGGACAAAGCAAGCGCCACGGGATCACGGTGAATTCGTTCACCTCTGTCTCCATGGACCCGCCCCTGGTGCTGGTTTCCATTGCCCGGTCCACGAAGGCCCACGATGAGCTGGCCAACCGGTCGTTCACGGTGAACATCCTCGGCGCCGAGCAGATGGACCTTGCCCTGCATTTCGCCGGCCGCCCGAGCCACGATCCGGTCTGGATCGAGGGGGCCACGGCCCCGCGGCTCGCCGGCGTGCTCGCCTACTTCTCCTGCGCACCGTGGGCCGCCTACGACGGTGGTGACCACACGCTCTATCTGGGCGAGGTCCGCAACTTCAACTACCGCCGCGGCGACGCGCTGGCCTTCGCCAATGGGTCCTTCACCACCATCCCCGAACGCCACCTGGGCGTCGAGGAACTGCTCTAG